Part of the Pyrobaculum calidifontis JCM 11548 genome, CTACGCCGCGGTTCCGTTGATTTTCATAATACTGGGGCTGGGCACTTGGCTTTTTTCAAGGACGTTGTCCCCGCTCGGCCTGGCGTTGTTCGTCGTCGGCGTTTTGCTCCTCTTGGGGGCCATGGTGATTGGCACAGTGGCCATAGGCTACACGATTAAGCGCGATATGGACTTTACCAAGATCTTCGCCTTCCAAGAGGTGTGGGGCATAATACAGCGGATTGGCGTGGGGCGCTACCTCGTGTGGTACTTGGTAATGTCCGCTTTGGGCCTTGTGGCGGCGGCGCTGGGGTGGGTGATTCCGTGGGTCGGAGGCGCCATTGCCGGCGTCTTCTTTGGTCTTTTTGCGAATAAGTCTCTGGCGC contains:
- a CDS encoding DUF4013 domain-containing protein, whose amino-acid sequence is MDLETNLSTSAAFTGKIFSNWGRLLLLIALSIIPIANFIVVGYMARIVRENPDELPRLENYAGLLLNGLLVFIAWLIYAAVPLIFIILGLGTWLFSRTLSPLGLALFVVGVLLLLGAMVIGTVAIGYTIKRDMDFTKIFAFQEVWGIIQRIGVGRYLVWYLVMSALGLVAAALGWVIPWVGGAIAGVFFGLFANKSLALLLDEALKPPQQAEGS